The genomic window ctccacacgtggtgctaccagtccagaagggatttctacaccacattccactgcagaaacgtcatcctctgaatcaaatgcaacatccttttTACAACACAAATTTGGAAGCTTCAACCTTCATCAAGCCCTTCAGCTTTGGAAGTCCAGAAGGGAGTTCTCaattccactgcagaaacgtcacCCTCtcaatcaaatgcaacatcctttacaactGAGCCCTTCAGCTATGCCCTCCACACATGGTCTACCAGTCCAGAACggagttctacaccacattccactgcagaaacgtcatcctctgaatcaaatgcaacatcctttacaacacctgaacctcactcaaacacaactttggaagcttcaacaccttcaaacttcacaacccttccagtcaccgaaagcccttcagctatgccctccacacgtggtgctaccagtccagaagggatttctacaccacattccactgcagaaacgtcatcctctgaatcaaatgcaacatcctttacaacacctgaacctcactcaaacacaactttggaagcttcaacaccttcaaacttcacaacccttccagtcaccgaaagcccttcagctataCCCTCCACACGTGGTtctaccagtccagaagggagttctacaccacattccactgcagaaacgtcatcctctgaatcaaatgcaacatcctttacaacacctgaacctcactcaaacacaactttggaagcttcaacaccttcaaacttcacaacccatccagtcaccgaaagcccttcagctatgccctccacacatggtgctaccagtccagaagggagttctacaccacattccactgcagaaacgtcatcctctgaatcaaatgcaacatcctttacaacacctgaacctcactcaaacacaactttggaagcttcaacaccttcaaacttcacaacccttccagtcaccgaaagcccttcagctatgccctccacacatggtgctaccagtccagaagggagttctacaccacattccactgcagaaacgtcatcctctgaatcaaatgcaacatcctttacaacacctgaacctcactcaaacacaactttggaagcttcaacaccttcaaacttcacaacccttccagtcaccgaaagcccttcagctataccctccacacgtggtgctaccagtccagaagggatttctacaccacattccactgcagaaacgtcatcctctgaatcaaatgcaacatcctttacaacacctgaacctcactcaaacacaactttggaagcttcaacaccttcaaacttcacaacccatccagtcaccgaaagcccttcagctatgccctccacacatggtgctaccagtccagaagggagttctacaccacattccactgcagaaacgtcaccctctgaatcaaatgcaacatcctttacaacacctgaacctcactcaaacacaactttggaagcttcaacaccttcaaacttcacaacccatccagtcaccgaaagcccttcagctatgccctccacacatggtgctaccagtccagaagggagttctacaccacattccactgcagaaacgtcatcctctgaatcaaatgcaacatcctttacaacacctgaacctcactcaaacacaactttggaagcttcaacaccttcaaacttcacaacccatccagtcaccgaaagcccttcagctatgccctccacacatggtgctaccagtccagaagggagttctacaccacattccactgcagaaacgtcatcctctgaatcaaatgcaacatcctttacaacacctgaacctcactcaaacacaactttggaagcttcaacaccttcaaacttcacaacccttccagtcaccgaaagcccttcagctatgccctccacacgtggtgctaccagtccagaagggagttctacaccacattccactgcagaaacgtcatcctctcaatcaaatgcaacatcctttacaacacctgaacctcactcaaacacaactttggaagcttcaacaccttcaaacttcacaacccatccagtcaccgaaagcccttcagctatgccctccacacatggtgctaccagtccagaagggagttctacaccacattccactgcagaaacgtcatcctctcaatcaaatgcaacatcctttacaacacctgaacctcactcaaacacaactttggaagcttcaacaccttcaaacttcacaacccatccagtcaccgaaagcccttcagctatgccctccacacatggtgctaccagtccagaagggagttctacaccacattccactgcagaaacgtcatcctctgaatcaaatgcaacatcctttacaacacctgaacctcactcaaacacaactttggaagcttcaacaccttcaaacttcacaacccttccagtcaccgaaagcccttcagctataCCCTCCACACATGGTTCTACCAGTCCAGAACggagttctacaccacattccactgcagaaacgtcatcctctgaatcaaatgcaacatcctttacaacacctgaacctcactcaaacacaactttggaagcttcaacaccttcaaacttcacaacccatccagtcaccgaaagcccttcagctatgccctccacacgtggtgctaccagtccagaagggagttctacaccacattccactgcagaaacgtcatcctctgaatcaaatgcaacatcctttacaacacctgaacctcactcaaacacaactttggaagcttcaacaccttcaaacttcacaacccttccagtcaccgaaagcccttcagctataccctccacacgtggtgctaccagtccagaagggagttctacaccacattccactgaagaaacgtcatcctctgaatcaaatgcaacatcctttacaacacctgaacctcactcaaacacaactttggaagcttcaacaccttcaaacttcacaacccttccagtcaccgaaagcccttcagctatgccctccacacatggtgctaccagtccagaagggagttctacaccacattccactgcagaaacgtcatcctctgaatcaaatgcaacatcctttacaacacctgaacctcactcaaacacaactttggaagcttcaacaccttcaaacttcacaacccttccagtcaccgaaagcccttcagctatgccctccacacgtggtgctaccagtccagaagggatttctacaccacattccactgcagaaacgtcatcGGGTTGTACGGTACTTTCCGCCGCACGAGGAagaaacgtcatcctctgaatcaaatgcaacatcctttacaacacctgaacctcactcaaacacaactttggaagcttcaacaccttcaaacttcacaacccatccagtcaccgaaagcccttcagctatgccctccacacatggtgctaccagtccagaagggagttctacaccacattccactgcagaaacgtcactgaatcaaatgcaacatccttttcactcaaacacaactttggaagcttcaacaccttcaaacttcacaacccatccagtcaccgaaagcccttcGCCCTCCACACAtggtgctaccagtccagaagggagttctacaccacattccactgcagaaaatCCTCtcaatcaaatgcaacatcctttacaacacctgaacctcactcaaacacaactttggaagcttcaacaccttcaaacttcacaacccttccagtcaccgaaagcccttcagctatgccctccacacgtggtgctaccagtccagaagggagttctacaccacattccactgcagaaatcaatcaaatgcaacatcctttacaacacctgaacctcactcaaacacaactttggaagcttcaacaccttcaaacttcacaacccatccagtcaccgaaagcccttcagctatgccctccacacatggtgctaccagtccagaagggagttctacaccacattccactgcagaaacgtcatccctctgaatcaaatgcaacatcctttacaacacctgaacctcactcaaacacaactttggaagcttcaacaccttcaaacttcacaacccatccagtcaccgaaagcccttcagctatgccctccacacatggtgctaccagtccagaagggagttctacaccacattccactgcagaaacgtcatcctctcaatcaaatgcaacatcctttacaacacctgaacctcactcaaacacaactttggaagcttcaacaccttcaaacttcacaacccatccagtcaccgaaagcccttcagctatgccctccacacatggtgctaccagtccagaagggagttctacaccacattccactgcagaaacgtcatcctctgaatcaaatgcaacatcctttacaacacctgaacctcactcaaacacaactttggaagcttcaacaccttcaaacttcacaacccttccagtcaccgaaagcccttcagctatgcccTCTACACAtggtgctaccagtccagaagggagttctacaccacattccactgcagacACTGCTTCACAGTCCACCTCCCCGTCAGGTCCAGTCACTGAAGTTCCTTTAAGTACGTCCTCCAGAGACGCAACTACCAGTTCAAGAGTTTTCACCAGCAGTCACTCGACACGCACTTCACAGAGAACGTCCTTTACATCGATGGCTGCTTCAACTGCAGGGACTTTGACAACAGCAGCCCCTTCTACAACCACCCTCACCCCAGCAACAACGAAAAAACTGTGCAGCGCGTCAGACTGCGATTGCAACGGGGCTCCCTGTGTCTACAACGAAACATCTGGACAATGTCAGTGTAAATGCCCTGAATTTACAGACGGGAAAAACTGCCTTAATGGGCAGAATCACACCACTGTTGTTATAGGTAAGATTTTATTACATGGACTTTTATGTAATGTTACAGCCTGGATTTCCTGTTCCTATTATTGTCTAATGAATTTGCCTTAAACTTATTATTTCATTGTTAAGAATTAAAAACTTGTCTGGTTTCTGTTCTTTTTAGAATCCTCTTtcgcaagattttttttttctatttttatttttgctgaatcATCTTCTCTCTTTACAATTTGCAGATACCAAAACTGTGCCGACAAGAAACGTGAGCGTTTCTCTGAGTATAAACAAGTCCTTCAATCCCAGTCTGACAAACCCTTCCTCTTTCCTCTACCAGCAGTATGTTCACATGATGCAGCCCGAGGTAAGCAAGACAAGGGCTAGGATCATTCATTCACTTTTTCATTTGAATTGATTGCACAGAGGAGGTTAAGATCACAAGTGTTCACTGAGAAACATCTGggctatttaaagaaattgtTTGTATCTAGTTTAGAGAAAGGACTAGTTGTGTTAACAATTCTCACGTAAGGTAAAGGAATGAGGGGCCAGTGGATCTGCAGTGCTCTGCTGAAGGCACATAATCCCTATGGCCGGAACGCCTTCTAGACCCCAGGCCCCTGGTTGCTTTCCATGACTTACACCACAGGAGACTCGTACATCATGAAAATGAACAGGAGGATTTATTCCCTGTACAAAATGACTTCTCCCTGTTGtgttttttcagaagtatttctaaatgtatttattttgcagctCGAAAGACTGTGCAAGCAGGCATCTCCGCAAAACTTCCAGCAAGTGATAATCACTGGTTTCAGGTAACTTCTgctttctagtttaaaaaaaaaaaataaaaaaaaaaacacgacatgTTGTGCGTTAACGGGCTTGCACCATGCTTCCACACATGGCCTCACACGCACTTCGGATTCCATTGCAGAGAATGCTTTTTCTTAATtcccctttcattttaaaacctgcttcTCTTTTAACAATCAATCTAACAACCAGCAGAGAGGCTCTGAATGTatccgatttatttatttatttaaccaggataggaCCCTTGAGATGTACATCTCATTGCACAGGGGGGTCCCGGCAGCAGAAGGTGGCAAAAAAACATATCATTATAAAATCAAGGACCAAAGTAGACAAATCactcaaacaggacaaaaacacttaatcataaaaaatttttaaaaaagcgaGCGATTCCAATTTGCATGGTGCTGTAGCAACTACTAGATGTTAATcgatttgtctttgtttttgcagGAATGGCAGCATTGTTACAGAGAGTTTAGCGATATACAACTACCCCAACCAGGATAGAGAGATACAGTTCCTTAACAATCAATTAGTGGGCAAGTTAAGTTCGATTTTAAACGACACTAACAACCTCGATAACCTGAGTGCTGCTGTTAATGCATCAGTAAAGCTGCTGAACACCACCGGAGAACCTCCAGCTATAACAAGTAAGTACTGCTTCACCGCGTCCCACAGCAGCTCTGGTCAGGTGACTGCTCCTGTGCTCTTGATTAGAAGAAAACTGAGAGCACTCTTATTAGAGGATCAATGTGAACGGGGAATGGGGCGGGGCAGGGGGCTCgttaatgacttttttttcctttcctagACGTCACAGGATTAAAACCCTTTGTTGAAAATTGCAGTCTAAATTATGACAATTACACAGTCGAAGTCGTCGAAGGAAGCCTGTTGTGCGTGGGACCCTGCAGAAGACTGCCTGATTACTGCTCTTTCAAAGGCAGCTGCTACAACCGCCGAGAAGGAGCAGTGTGCATGTAAGGGCAATGCTTTACTTTGTAACGTGTGGGGGCACGTCCCTGGCTAGGGATCACCGGATCTACCACACTGATGCAGGCGTCATGTTTGCAGTCAAAGTGAGAAGTTCAATTCTTCGACAAGAAGCCTTTCTCAGGGTCTTCAAGATCACTCTGCGCGTGATACATTCATAGAGGTTTGCGTGCTGAAGTTTTATGACACTAGACTTCATTGTTTATAACTCATAAAAGGCAAAAAATCCCTTCTTCCTTGTGTTAGTCTGCAAATATTTTTGGCTCTTGCATCTCTCTCTTAACGTCCTCCTGGCCTGTGAGAGAGAAACAATTCATACGTGTTGTTTTAGAGCTGAGCATATGGGGCAGTTGAGTTGAAAGGAGCTGGCTGGATGACTTGGGCTGTGTCCTGTTTTCAGGTGCTTCGCGTCTGCTTTCCAGCAGTACACCGGGACGCACTGCCAGCTGTATCAGAGGACGGCTGGGTTTTACGGAGTCCTCTTCGGCGTGCTCGGAGCTGCTCTGCTTCTCCTGATTGTGCTCATAGTGGCTGTTATAATACTTGTGAGGAAGAGGAAAGGGTCATGGTAGGTTTCTGTGCCTGTCAGCCGACTGGCAAAACCAGAGGAATGTTTTCAGAAAGGTAGCTGaatgcaaaataatgagatttaaaaaaaaaagagatggaacaaactgaaaaaaaacacacatacagaagagctgtctgtgttacagcGCACGTTCCCTGATCAGGGCTTGACTGGCTAATGCTTCAGCATGCAATCCCCCATATTACACCTATACACAATTAAAGATGCAGTCAACATCTCCATACACAACAGC from Polyodon spathula isolate WHYD16114869_AA chromosome 16, ASM1765450v1, whole genome shotgun sequence includes these protein-coding regions:
- the LOC121329272 gene encoding mucin-3A-like translates to MPSTHGATSPEGSSTPHSTADTASQSTSPSGPVTEVPLSTSSRDATTSSRVFTSSHSTRTSQRTSFTSMAASTAGTLTTAAPSTTTLTPATTKKLCSASDCDCNGAPCVYNETSGQCQCKCPEFTDGKNCLNGQNHTTVVIDTKTVPTRNVSVSLSINKSFNPSLTNPSSFLYQQYVHMMQPELERLCKQASPQNFQQVIITGFRNGSIVTESLAIYNYPNQDREIQFLNNQLVGKLSSILNDTNNLDNLSAAVNASVKLLNTTGEPPAITNVTGLKPFVENCSLNYDNYTVEVVEGSLLCVGPCRRLPDYCSFKGSCYNRREGAVCMCFASAFQQYTGTHCQLYQRTAGFYGVLFGVLGAALLLLIVLIVAVIILVRKRKGSWNSNKSHRWFSLDEEYFNFSHTGLGTRASEGESGRSGNYNMGDNLMFSNEFTPGVFKPKLENVDTSLNIGDDKKAGADAF